AACGCCGATGTCGTAGCGGCTGCCGTGCGCCGCGCGCCCGCTGAATTCGATCTCCATCCACACAAATCCACGATGCGCGGGACAGATCGCGAGACAAGTTGGCTCGGTGAGGATCGCGCGCTCGGCGGTGAGCCCGCTCGCGAGCAGGGCGCGCATCCCGAGACTCTCGTATTCCTCGTCCGTGACGGCGGCGATGACGATCTGCCGGCGCGCCTTGTCACCGCATTGTTCCGCCGCTCGCGCCGCGGCGACACACATCGCCGCGACTCCGGATTTCATGTCCGCCGATCCTCGGCCGTAGATGCGGCCGCCGGCAATCTCTGCCGCGAAGGGATCGTGCGACATTCCCTCGACGCCGACAGTGTCGAGATGCCCCGCGAACATCAGCGCCGGAGTGCCGCTCGGGCCGATCCGCGCGGTGAGGTTGGGACGGCCGGGCGCCGAGTTGGAGAGCTCGACCCGGAATCCCCAGTCGCCGAGCAGCCCGGCGAGCGACTGCGCGATCTGCTGCTCGCCCGGTCCGCCGGGGACGAGCGTGGGGTTTCTCGAATCAATGCGGGTGAGCTCGCGCGTCAGCGCGATCGCGTCACCGCGAGGGATCTGCATTGCGATCTGGCTCAACCGAGCTTCCCGCTCGCCGCGGACGCTCCGCGGCTTACCTGCGCCTGGCTTTCGCCGCCTTTTTGGGAGTGGGCTTTTTCGCCGCGATTTTTTTCGCCGCGGGTTTCTTGGCGGCTGGTTTCTTGGCGGCTGGTTTTTTGGCGGCTGGTTTCTTGGCGGCTGGCTTCTTGGCAGCTGGCTTCTTTGCAGCTGGCTTCTTTACAGCGGGCTTCTTTACAGCTGGCTTCTTCGGCGCGGGCTTGCTCACCTTCTTCACCGCAGGCTTTGCCGGTTTCGGTGCCGGCTTCGGTGCGGCCTTCGCTGGAGCAGCCGGTTTCACGGGAGCAGCGTGCTTCGCCGCGCCCGAAACGTGCGCTGGTGCCGGAGGCGCGACGGGCTTCCGCTTGGGTTGATGCTCCTCGACCTGGCGAATCAGCTTGTCGGCCTCTTCCTGCGTCATCTGTCCGCGCCGTACCATATACTGGACGAGGTCACGAGCACTTTCGATCACGAAGCCGCTCAGGCCGGCGGCGGCGTTCACGACGTCCTTCATCGCCGCGGCCATCTTGCTGCCGGCCTCGAGGCTGATCTCGTGGGCCTTCGCCGCCATCTCGGCGACAGTATCCTTGACGTCGGCACCACGGTGGCCGGGACTCCGCCTGGGCGGAGTCGGCGGAGCGCCGTCGGCTGGGGCCGCTGGGGCGGCGGGGGCTGCGGGGGCTGCGGGGACCGCGGGCACCGACGGTTTTTGGTTCTCAGCCATCACACGCTCCTGATCTATTGACGGGTCGCGATTCGATTATTCGGGGGAAGGTTTCACACCTCACGAGACATTTCCGCCACGCTCGGCGGCAAGAGGTGGGAAACGGCGCTAAGTATATGATTTTCCGTAACTAAAACAAGTAAGGATAAGGTAGGACTATAGGTGGCTTCGCCCTCGGGTGACCGCACGATCGTGGCACAAACACCAAGACATTATAGCAACATTACCAAGACATCATATGCTCAATCACATGAAATGCCTCGATCTGTCGCGCGTGCTGGCAGGACCCCTCGCTACTATGATGTTGGGCGACCTTGGCGCACAGGTCATCAAAATCGAGAAGCCCGGCACCGGTGACGACACCCGCGGGTGGGGGCCGCCGTTCGACGATCGGGGTGAGAGCGCGTACTACCTCTCGGTCAACCGGAACAAGAAAAGCGTCGCTCTGGATCTCGATCAGCAATGCGACAGGGAGCTCATTCTGGAGCTCGCCCGCGGGTCCGACATTGTGGTGGACAATTTCCGCCCGGGCGCTCTCGAGCGACGAGGGATAGATCCGCGCCGGCTGGTCGAGGAGAACAGCGGTCTCATATGGTGCACGATCACCGGGTTTGGGGAGAACAATCCACGCGTCGGCTACGACCTCGTCGTCCAGGCGGAGAGCGGGTGGATGTCCATCACCGGCGAGGCGGAGGGGGAGCCGATGCGCGCCGGCGTCGCTCTGGCCGACATCATTGCGGGCAAGGACGCGGCGATCTCGATTCTCGCCGCTCTCGTCGCCAAAAGCGTTTCCAGCGGAGCGCTTCCGCCGGAAAAGCGACGCATCCACATCTCTCTTTCGGCCAGCGCCACCGCCGCGCTGATCAACGTCGCCCAGAACTCACTCGTCACCGGGCGTGACGCCAGGCGCTGGGGAAACCAGCATCCCAATCTCGTGCCGTACCAGCTCTTTCATGCCGCCGACCGGCCAATAATCGTCGCGGTCGGAAGCGACTCTCAATGGAAGGGATGCGCGAGAGCGCTCGGGCTCGACGCACTGGCCGATGACGTTTCGGTCTCCACTAATGCCGGACGGCTCACATCGCGGGATCGCATCGTCTTAGCCGTCGCCGAAAAACTGCGCGAGCGTCCCGCGGCGGAATGGATCGCGAAGCTCGACGCAGCGGGCGTACCATGCGGTCTGGTGAAGACGGTTCTCGAATCGCTGAGCGAAGTTTCCGTCTCCCCTCTCACCGGAATCGCGCCGAGCGTGCCGGGGGATGTGCGGCTTCCGCCGCCGCGACTGGATGAGCATGGAGAGGAGATTCGGCGACTGCGATGGGGTGCGTTCGACCGCTGAACGCTCCGACTTCCCGTCTATCGGGGATTCGACAAACGCATTACACTAGCGGCGTGACTACAACCGCACCAACGGCCCCGCCTGTAGACCAGGCCGATGCGGACCAGGAGATCATCAGTCGCGTCCTTGCCGGATTCAAGGACGCATTCGGTATCCTGATCCAGCGTTACAGCGATCCGCTCTATCGCCACGCACTCGGCATGACGGGCAGTCCCGATGTAGCCGAGGACATTTTGCAGGCGAGCTTCATCAAGGCGTACCAGCACCTGGGTGAGGTGCGCGGCAGGTTCGACGCGTGGCTGTTCAGAATCGTCGCGAATTCGTGTAAGGACTGGCTGAAGAACATTCGCCGGACGCACGTCAGCTACGAAGAGGACAATCAGCCGTCTTCGTTCTCGAATCCCGAGGAGGAGCTGGATCGCAACGAGCTGCGTTCCGATCTGGAGTATGCGCTGGCGCGTCTGCCCGAATCACTTCGCGAAGCGTTCGTAATGAAACACGTCGAAGGCAGGTCGTACGAAGAGATGGCGGTGTTGCTGGAAACCACTGTCGGTGCGCTGAAGATGCGTGTGCATCGCGCCCGCGAGGCGCTGCAGTCATTACTCGAGGAGAAGTACGCATGAGCGACGAGACCCCGGACGGACCGGCCCCGGAACAGCGGGTCCATAGAAAGACCCCGCCCGCGACGCCGGCAGTGCAGGCGTGGCTGGATGGCGAGCAGCCGCGTGAGGGTCTGGCGACCGCGGACGAGCAGGAGACCGCCGAGCTCTGGGCGCGCATCAACAGCGAGGCCGAGCAGCTTCGCCGCCGCAATACGCCGATTCATGTGCAGAGCCGTATTCTGAGCTCGCTTCCCGACACGCCCATGGTCGCGGTGGATGTTCCCCCGAAGGGATTTCAGCTTGGCACCGCAGTGGCGGTGATCGGTGGAGTGATCATCGTGGCTATCGGCGCACTCATTGGATTCATGCTCGTGCGTTGAGAACCGGATGTTTCCTTTCAGTGCCAGTCTCGCCAATGCTCAGCGGGACTGGCATTTTTGTTAAAGCGGCCTGCCGTTTGCATTCTTCCAGGCCGACGGATTGAACATCTTGCTCACTCGAAGGGAGGGATGATGAAGCTCAGGATGCTGGCTGTAGCCGCCGGTTTCGTAATGCTGCCGGTGATTGCGGGTGCGCAAGGCACCCCCACGGATACGACAAAGAAGGATACGACAGCGATGCCTGCGCCCGCGCCGGAGCCCGCACCCGCGCCGGCGCCGGCGCCGATGGCGAGCATGGCGGCAAAGGATTCGAGTCTCGAAGCCAGGCCGGTGCCGCCGTCCGATGGCACCACTTGTCCATGGGGCTGCCCCACCTCCAAGGGCGCGGCAGGACTCACCGGTCCGCAGTTCCTAGCTCTTCAACAGGAGCTGAGAGACCGCAGTTGCGGCATCAGCCATGTCACCGGCCGTCTCGATGCGTCAACCCGCACCGCAATCCGCAACTGCGCCAAGAAGCTTGGTGTAGCGAACAACGCGGCCGCGGTTCTCGTAGCGATGGACGTAGGCTATTCGGCGGCTGACATTCCGGCGGGCGGAAGCGGCGACCAGTAACACGGCACACCGCGGCTGAGCCCCGACGGGCTACGCGGGGAAGGGCAGCTGCAGTTGTGTGGAGGGGGTGGGGCGCTCATCGGGCGCGTCATCCCCTTCCTCGTCGTCAGAGCGTTTGCTCCAGCTGGCGACGCGGTACTTTGCGCAGATCCGGTCGAAGAACCGCGCCAGCCCGTCGCGGTATCGCTCGCTCGCGTGATGCGAGTGCGCGTAAGTGTTGCGGTAGCGCTCCTCGAGATGCGGGAATTCCTGCGCGATGAACGGCAGGTAGCGATCACGCGCGGTTGCCCGGAGGCGAAGCGCGCACGCGCCGACGTATGTCGCTCCCGCTTCCGACACGCGCTTCACCAGCGCTTCGATGTCGGACGGGTTGTCGGTGATGCCGGGAAGCACCGGCATGCAGTTGATGCCCGCGGGTATTCCCGCCTCGCGAAGTCGGCCGAGCGCGCGAACGCGGGCCTCAGGGGTGGGTGAGCGGGGCTCGAGACGCCTTGCCAGATCGCGCCTCAGCGTGATCAGCGAAATCTGGATGGTGAGATCGGAGATCCGGTTGATGCGCGACAGCACGTCAATGTCGCGTGTGACGAGCGGGCTCTTGGAGATGATGCTGATCCTGAGGCCCGGATGATCCGCGAGAACTTCCAGAATCCGCCGCATGACACGGAATTTTCGCTCGGCCGGCTGATATGGATCGGTCGCCGTGCCGATCACGATCGTCTCGCCTTTGAGGAGTGACAGATGCTTGTCGCTTCCCTGTCTCAGTGTCCGCGCGAGAACGTCGGGCGCGTTCTGCTTGACGAAGATGTTGCGCTCGAACGCGAGCCAGGGCGGCATCGCGTCGTACCGCTCCGAGAGGACGCTCTCCATCCGGTCGTCGGTCGCCGCCCGCTCCATCACGTAGCGATGCGCGTATCGGGCGTAGCAGTAGGCGCATCCGAACGCGCACCCGACGTAAGGATTGATGGACCAGTAGCCCATTCCCGTCGTCTCGGGCCCGTTGAGGACGCTCTTCGCGAACGCGGCGTAGTAGCGGATGTCCTTCTGCTGTCCGATGATCGGGAGCATGCGGGATTCCCGCTCGTACGCTTCACCGAACAGCGCTTCCTGCCGAATGCCGCGTCCGCCCGCCGGCGTTTGCCGAGTCCCCGCCATATACCGAACATAGCCCGAAACAGGAACGGGCGCGAGAATACTTGCTATCTTCCCGCTCGCACCGCTGTCCAATAGTGGCAACCATGAGGACGAGTCATGCCAGAGCTCCTATCCGACATCGCGATCCAGCGCGATCTGGGCAATCTCCCGGGGTGGTCCCGCCGCGGAGACGTGCTGACGAGGCTGTACCAGTTCCGGAATTTCGTGGACGCGATGGTGTTCGTGAATCGTGTCGCGGAGCTGGCTGAGAAAGCGAACCATCACCCCGACATTGACATCCGGTACTCGAAGGTGACGCTCTCGCTGAGCACCCACGATGCTGGCGGCATCACGCAGAACGATCTCGATCTGGCGAAGGCGATAGACGGGGGCGGATCGTCTGCTCCAGGCGATGGGAGCTCGCTGGCCTAGTTCGTCCCGATGCTAGCTCCGCCGGCCACCGAGTATGCGGATGAAGGCCAGGAACATGTTCAGCAGATCGAGATAGATCTGCACCGCCGCGCCGACGTACTCATTTGGCCCGTACACGTTGCGAATGCGCCACGTGTCGAACACGAGGAGCCCGCTGAACACGAGAACCGTGACGCCGGCGAGCCATAGATCGAGCGCCGGATTACGGAAGAAGAAGTTGAGCAGCATGGTGCCTATCACCACCCACAGGCCGACCATGAAGAAGCTGCCCCAGGCGCTGAAGTCGCGCCGCGATACGAACGCGTAGCCGGTGAGCACGCCGAACGATCCGATCGTCAGCACCGCCGCCTGCGTGATGAGCCCCGGCTGCTGCTGCCCGTACACGTACAGCATCGGCGAGATGAACACACCCTCGGCGAACGTGAACAGCAGCACCAGCCCGATGTTGGCGGGGAACGCGTCGCGCGCGCGCATCGCGATGAGGAGCGGGGCGAAGGTCGCGATCATCGCAATGAACGGATGCTGCGCGACGGCTCCCATGAGACGTGGCTGCGACAGCGCGAACATCGCGCCCGCGATCGTGATGAGTATGCTTACGAATACGAGCGAGTAGGTGCGGCGAACGAGCGTCGCGCGCTCCTCGCCGGTACGAACGATTGTCCCCGCGGGGAACGACACGCCCATCATCCAGCTCCAGTGTTTGGGAATCAGACCTGATTATACACCGCGGTACAGCGTTGGGTGCAGGGGTCGGCGCCCCGTAGTGGGTCAGTTTCGAGTTGACAGGATGGAGGCGAGCCACCCTGCGAGCCACCCTGCGTGCCACGGAGACACGAAGACACGGAGAAAAACGCTTTAGAGGGAAAGGCGCTTCATGCCGTTGATCAGCCTGCTCAGGTTCCCAGCAAAGACAATCTTCGTATGTCGATTCCAGCAATCCAGGTCCGAGGTGTCGATGCACTTCTATCGCAGTGCCGATAATACGTTCCGTGAGGCTCTCGGTCTCCTTATGACTCAGGCTCATATTCAATGGAGGCCCTCAGCACCGCACTATGCGTGGTCCCGCAGTTCCCCCAACAACCGTTTTTCCCTCCGTGTTCTTCGTGTCTCCGTGGCAAGTGCAGAGACATGGCTAAACTGACCCACTACCCGGCGCCCGCGCGGTGAATCAGCCGCCCGTTCTCCCCTCGAGGCGATCGAGAAGACGCGGCAGATCCTCGATCCTGTCCAGATACTCGGCGGGCTTCGCCGGCTCGAGCTGCTCCCTCGTGAACGGGCCCCACATGGCGGCGACCGACACCACGCCAGCCGCGTTGCCGGAGAGAATGTCGTATGGCGAATCGCCGACGAACAGCGCTTCTCTGGGCTCGTATCCAAGCTCCTTCAGAGCAAGTCGAACAGGGAAGGGGTCGGGTTTGTGGATCTCGCAGGAGTTCATGCCTATTCGCGTCTGCATCATCTCCAGTGCGCCGAGCCATGCGAGGCCGCGGTCCATCATCTCGTTCGACTTGCTGGTGACGACGCCCATCGGGTGCCCGCGCCGCTCGAGCTCGAGAAGAGTTTCTTTCACACCGGGATAGGCCAGCGTGAGGGCGTCGTGGTGCTCGCGCTGGAAAGTCCGGTATTTCGAGACAATGGCTTCGATCTCGTCATCGGAATCGACATAGGCGGCAAGCTGCTTACGAAGGGGAGTCCCAAGGGTGGCGATCCATTCCTCGTCGGTTGGGGCCGGCGTCCGTCCCTCGAAAATGTGACGGACGCACTTCAGCAGCAGGCCGATGGAGTCTATGAGCGTGCCGTCGAGGTCGAAAAGGACGGCAAAAGGGCGGGGCGGTTTCATGACTCCAAAGTATATTAGGAGATGGCCAGTTATCGTATGTCGGGCAACGGGCATCGGGCATCGGGCACCGGGAAACGGGCACCGGGTACCGGGAAGCGATTCCGCCAGCTGTTCGACGATGTGGGCACCGTCGATATGGTCGGGATCGAGGAGCGCGTCGCCAAGTTCCAGACGCGCAGCATCAAGAAGAAATCGAAGCTGTGGGGGCTCACTACGGCGGTCTCGATGGTGGACCTCACCACCCTCGAGGGGAAGGACACCCGGGGCAAGGTCGCGTCGCTTTGCGCCAAGGCGCGGCGGCCGAGTGATGATCCGGATGTGCCTTCCGTGGCGGCCGTGTGCATATATCCGTCGCTGGTGAAGACCGCCGCTCGGCTGCTCGCTGACACGCCTATCAAGGTCGCTTCTGTCGCCACCGGATTTCCGTCGGGCCAGAGTCCCTTGAAGCTCCGGCTCGCCGAAGTGAAGCAGGTCGTTGCGGATGGCGCCGACGAAGTGGACATGGTGATCAATCGCGGCGAGTTCCTCGCCGGCGAGTTCCAGCGCGTGCAGGACGAGATCTCCGCCGTCGTCGAAGCGTGTGGCGACGCGACTTTGAAAGTCATCCTTGAAGTGTCGGAGCTCGAGAGCTACGACAAGATTCGCGCGGCGTCGTTCATTGCGATGCGTGTGATTCGCGAAGGCGACTTCATCAAGACCAGCACGGGGAAGGCGTCGGGAAGCGCGACGCTTGCCAACACGCAGGTGATGATCGAGGCGATTCGCGATTTCTATCTCGAGACCGGGACCGCGATCGGGATGAAGCCGGCGGGCGGAATCCGCACCGCCAAGCAGGCGCTGCACTATCTCGTGGCGGTGAAGGAGACCCTCGGCGACGCGTGGCTGAATTCGAGTCGGTATCGTTTTGGTGCGAGCTCGCTGTTGAACGATCTGTTGCGGCAGATAGAGAAGCAAAAGACCGGGTCGTACCAGGCGCCCTGGTATTTCACTGAAGCGGCGGAGAGCTACTGATGGCCACAACAAAGCCGGTCGCCAAGCCTGCGGCGCAAAAAGACGGACATCGGGCAGCGGGTACCGGGCACCGCGTAGCGGGTAACGGACAGCGGGTTCGTTCGCCGATTCCAACGCTCATCTTCGGGGATCTGTGGGAGTACGATCCGTCGCCCGAGACCGCGGATCCGAGGATCAAGCCGCAGTACGAGCTGTACATCGGCGGAAAGTTCGTCGAGCCGAAGTCGGGGAAGTATTTCGATTCGATCAATCCGGCGACCGAGAAGGTCGTGTCGCGGATTGCTTTGGCCAACTATGAAGACGTGGACGCCGCGTACCAGGCGGCGAAGAAAGCATATGACTCCGTGTGGTCGAAGATGCCCGGGAAGGAGCGCGGCAAGTATCTGTATCGCATCGCGCGTCTCGTGCAGGATCATGCGCGTGAGTTCGCCGTTGCCGAGACAATTGACGGTGGGAAGCCGATCAAGGAGTCGCGTGACTTCGACGTGCCGATGGTCGCCGCGCATTTCTTTTATCACGCGGGCTGGGCGGACAAGATCGAGTACGCCATTCCCGGCGTGGAGGTGCATTCGCTCGGCGTAGTAGGGCAGGTGATTCCGTGGAACTTCCCGCTGCTGATGCTCGCGTGGAAGATTGCGCCCGCGCTGGCGATGGGGAATACAGTGGTTTTGAAGCCGGCCGAGACTACGTCGGTGACGGCGATGAAGTTCGCGGAGCTGTTGAACGAGGCGGAGCTTCCGCCGGGGGTCGTGAATTTTGTCACTGGTGCCGGGGAGACCGGCGCGGCGGTGATGGGCCATCCTCTGGCGGCGAAGGTCGCGTTCACCGGGAGCACCGAGGTCGGCAAACGCATCATGCGCCAGGTTGCCGGCAGCGACAAGAAGATGACCATGGAGCTCGGCGGGAAGGCGGCGAACATCGTGTTCGACGATTCGCCGATTGATCAGGCCGTCGAAGGTGTCGTGAACGGCATCTTCTTCAATCAGGGTCACGTGTGTTGCGCGGGGAGTCGCTTGCTCGTACAGGAATCCATCTACGAGCCGTTCGTCGCGAAGCTTCGTAACCGCATTGATGTTTTGCGCGTTGGGAATCCTCTCGACAAGAACACCGATGTCGGTGCGATCAATTCTCGCGCTCAGCTCGATCGGATTACTGAGCTTGTCGATTCAGGCGTGACCGCAGGCGCGCAGATGTATCAGTCGCCTGCGTGTCGTCTGCCGGGGAACGGGTTCTGGTTCAAGCCGACCGTGTTCACTGGTGTGACGCAGAGCCATCGCATCGCGCAGGAGGAGATATTCGGTCCCGTTCTTTCGGTGCTGACATTCAGAACTCTCGAAGAAGCTGTGGAGAAGGCGAACAACACCATGTACGGATTATCGGCGGGCGTGTGGACCGACAAGGGCTCGCGGATTCTCAAGATGAGCACCGAGCTCAAGGCCGGCGTGGTGTGGGCGAACACGTTCAACAAGTTCGATCCGTCGTCGCCGTTCGGTGGCTACAAGGAGTCTGGCTTCGGCCGCGAGGGTGGACGGCAGGGTCTGCTCGACTACGGGAAGATCGTCTAATGGCTTCACATCGGCTGCCGATTACGAAGACCCCCAAGGTTTACGTGGGTGGTGCGTTCATCCGGTCAGAGAGCGGGCGAACGTTCCCGATCTTCGAGGATGGCAAGAAAGACGGAAAGTTTTTCGCGAATGTTCCGCAGTGTACGCGGAAGGATTTGCGGAACGCCGTAGAGGCGGCAGCGAAGAGCGGACCCGACTGGGCTAAGCGGACGCCGTACAATCGCGGGCAGATTCTGTATCGTCTCGGCGAGATGCTCGAAGCCAGAGGCGCAGAGATGGCTGATGCAATTGCGCTCTCGGGCGGCACCTCCCGGAGAGATGCAGAGAAGGAAGTCGCTGCGTCCGTGGATCGGTTGATCTACTACGCGGGGTGGGCGGACAAGTATGCGCAGGTTGTGGGGAATACCAATCCTGTTGCGGGGCCGTTCTTCAATTTCACGGTGCCTGAGCCGATGGGGATCATCGGGGTCATTGCGTCGGATTCAGAGCCGCTGCTTGGGTTGATCAGCCAGATCGCTCCTGTCATTGTGAGCGGGAACACTGTCGTTGCTTTGGTTTCGGAGGCGCAGCCATATCCTGCGATCGTGCTCGGTGAGATGCTCGCGACGTCGGATCTGCCTGGTGGTGTTGTGAATCTGCTCACAGGATTCAGACGCGAGTTGCTGCCGACGTTTGCTACGCACACTCATATACGTGGCGTCAGTGCCGTCGTTGGAGCGGAAGAGCGGAAGGAGCTCGCGTTAGGTGCGGCGGATTCAGTAAAGCGAGTCAAGACGCGCAAGGCGGAGGAGAAGCTCGACTGGTACTCAGACAAGACGCAGGGCGTCTACGAGATCAAGGATTTCATCGAGTTCAAGACTACCTGGCATCCGATCGGGGTGTAGCGTTGCGGGAGCATTGCGCATAGACACCAGCCAAGAAATTGTGCAAGGGGCACATTTGTACGCGGGCGGATTTCGAGCATCGTGTAAACCCTCCGCCGTAACCTGTAAGACTGAAAAAAACAGTGCCTGCGATACAATCGGTTGGCCGAGGCTGCGGGTTTGGCTCCTAGTCAGCCGCGATAATACCTCCAACGCTGACGAGTTAGTCAAGAGAAGGTTCGGCGCTGCTCACGGGACGCACGACCTTGGGGCGTTATGTGCGACCAGGCGCGCATGGCGCCCTTGCCTAAGGAGCGCGTATTGGGTCACATCGGCGATCGGTTATTGAGGCGCGCACATCAAAGACCCTGGTCTGCTTAGCAATGGCACATCACACAAATCAAGAACTCGGAAGGCTGGCATCAGTCAATGCTTCAGAGTAGACTTCTGAGCTATGGATCTCCTCGCAGCCCTTCGTCGGCCTGAAGGCAAGACGCTCGAGTTCAAGCGCGATCTCTCCTCGCCAGACGGAGTGCTGCGGACGATCGTGGCCTTCTCCAACACAGCCGGCGGCATCATCATGGTCGGCGTTGAAGACGGCACCCGGCACGTACGGGGCGTTTCCGACCCGATCGCACTCGAAGAGCGTCTCGCTAGCTTGATCAGCGATTCCATCACGCCACGCCTGCTCCCGGACCTCGAGATACTTACCTACCGAACGACCCATGTGGTGGCGGTGCAAGTCTTTCCCAGCCCCAGTCGCCCACACTACATCACGAAAACGGGCGTACACGGCGGGACCTACGTGCGGGTGGGCTCGACAAACCGCCGGGCTGACGACGCGCTCATCAACGAGATGAAGCGGTTCGCACGGGGCGAGGCGTTCGATGAGCAAACGATGCCTGAGCTCGACTCGGAAGCGATTGACTTCCGAGTGGCTTCCGAGTTGTTCGCCCCGGTTCGACGGTTGGCGCGGCGTGATGTGGAGACGCTCCGGCTGGTGGATTCGCACCAGGGCCGCAAGGTTCCAACAATTGGCGGGATCATCCTCTTCGGGACTAACCGGCTGCGACACTTTCCGGACGCCTGGATTCAGGTTGGCAGGTTCAAGGGTACAGACCGGGCGACCATCGTCGATCATGCCGAATTACGAGGACCACTCCTCCAAGGGATCGTGTCGGCAATTGAGTTCGTTGAAAAGCACTCCACCCGTGGTGCTGAGATCGGACGTGTCCGTCGTATAGAGCGCTGGTCTCTGCCTCCGGTCGCTGTGCGCGAGGCGGTGATCAATGCGGTTGCGCACGCCGATTATTCTCAACGCGGAGCACCGATCAGAGTTGCTCTGTTCGATGACCGACTGGAGGTTGAGAACCCGGGGCTGCTGCCATTTGGCCTCACGATCGCAGACCTTCCACTCGGCGTCTCCAAGCTGCGCAATCGCGTGATCGGGCGCGTGTTCCACGAACTAGGCCTGGTGGAGCAATGGGGGAGCGGCATCCAGCGGATGATCGCGGCATGCCGTGATGCTGGGCTGGCACCCCCTGCGCTAGAGGAGATTGGCATCCGCTTCCGCGTTACCATTCGTACTGAGCGCGTCGGTGCGGTGGAACTCGATCCGATCGACCGCGCCATCGTGGCTCTGGTCACCGCGCCGGACGGCCTTGCGACGCGGGAGATCGCCAGCGGCATCGGGCTCACGCCCCGCGCCACGCGCACTCGTCTCGCCGCGCTGGTTGCCCGAGGACTCGTGCGCGAGATTGGCACCAGCCCGCAGGACCCCAAACGCCGCTATTTCACGACGGAATCCTCATGAGCCAGAAGCACGACAAGCTGAAGGCCCTG
This window of the Gemmatimonadaceae bacterium genome carries:
- a CDS encoding ArgE/DapE family deacylase, which produces MSQIAMQIPRGDAIALTRELTRIDSRNPTLVPGGPGEQQIAQSLAGLLGDWGFRVELSNSAPGRPNLTARIGPSGTPALMFAGHLDTVGVEGMSHDPFAAEIAGGRIYGRGSADMKSGVAAMCVAAARAAEQCGDKARRQIVIAAVTDEEYESLGMRALLASGLTAERAILTEPTCLAICPAHRGFVWMEIEFSGRAAHGSRYDIGVDAIRHAGLLLADLDELDAGPLRTRTHRLLGRASLHASTISGGTGLSTYPDRCVLSVERRTLPGETPADALAEVNSGLDRVRARRPELSASVRLITAQAPSDVASDAPVVGALERALRAEGLDAPVEGMSAWTDAALLNEAGIPAVCFGPGDIALAHAAEEYVPVAEIERAASVLARVAVDWMMERD
- a CDS encoding CoA transferase, with the protein product MKCLDLSRVLAGPLATMMLGDLGAQVIKIEKPGTGDDTRGWGPPFDDRGESAYYLSVNRNKKSVALDLDQQCDRELILELARGSDIVVDNFRPGALERRGIDPRRLVEENSGLIWCTITGFGENNPRVGYDLVVQAESGWMSITGEAEGEPMRAGVALADIIAGKDAAISILAALVAKSVSSGALPPEKRRIHISLSASATAALINVAQNSLVTGRDARRWGNQHPNLVPYQLFHAADRPIIVAVGSDSQWKGCARALGLDALADDVSVSTNAGRLTSRDRIVLAVAEKLRERPAAEWIAKLDAAGVPCGLVKTVLESLSEVSVSPLTGIAPSVPGDVRLPPPRLDEHGEEIRRLRWGAFDR
- a CDS encoding sigma-70 family RNA polymerase sigma factor → MTTTAPTAPPVDQADADQEIISRVLAGFKDAFGILIQRYSDPLYRHALGMTGSPDVAEDILQASFIKAYQHLGEVRGRFDAWLFRIVANSCKDWLKNIRRTHVSYEEDNQPSSFSNPEEELDRNELRSDLEYALARLPESLREAFVMKHVEGRSYEEMAVLLETTVGALKMRVHRAREALQSLLEEKYA
- a CDS encoding transmembrane domain-containing protein, whose amino-acid sequence is MSDETPDGPAPEQRVHRKTPPATPAVQAWLDGEQPREGLATADEQETAELWARINSEAEQLRRRNTPIHVQSRILSSLPDTPMVAVDVPPKGFQLGTAVAVIGGVIIVAIGALIGFMLVR
- a CDS encoding radical SAM protein is translated as MAGTRQTPAGGRGIRQEALFGEAYERESRMLPIIGQQKDIRYYAAFAKSVLNGPETTGMGYWSINPYVGCAFGCAYCYARYAHRYVMERAATDDRMESVLSERYDAMPPWLAFERNIFVKQNAPDVLARTLRQGSDKHLSLLKGETIVIGTATDPYQPAERKFRVMRRILEVLADHPGLRISIISKSPLVTRDIDVLSRINRISDLTIQISLITLRRDLARRLEPRSPTPEARVRALGRLREAGIPAGINCMPVLPGITDNPSDIEALVKRVSEAGATYVGACALRLRATARDRYLPFIAQEFPHLEERYRNTYAHSHHASERYRDGLARFFDRICAKYRVASWSKRSDDEEGDDAPDERPTPSTQLQLPFPA
- a CDS encoding 4a-hydroxytetrahydrobiopterin dehydratase yields the protein MPELLSDIAIQRDLGNLPGWSRRGDVLTRLYQFRNFVDAMVFVNRVAELAEKANHHPDIDIRYSKVTLSLSTHDAGGITQNDLDLAKAIDGGGSSAPGDGSSLA
- a CDS encoding Bax inhibitor-1/YccA family protein — translated: MMGVSFPAGTIVRTGEERATLVRRTYSLVFVSILITIAGAMFALSQPRLMGAVAQHPFIAMIATFAPLLIAMRARDAFPANIGLVLLFTFAEGVFISPMLYVYGQQQPGLITQAAVLTIGSFGVLTGYAFVSRRDFSAWGSFFMVGLWVVIGTMLLNFFFRNPALDLWLAGVTVLVFSGLLVFDTWRIRNVYGPNEYVGAAVQIYLDLLNMFLAFIRILGGRRS
- a CDS encoding HAD-IA family hydrolase translates to MKPPRPFAVLFDLDGTLIDSIGLLLKCVRHIFEGRTPAPTDEEWIATLGTPLRKQLAAYVDSDDEIEAIVSKYRTFQREHHDALTLAYPGVKETLLELERRGHPMGVVTSKSNEMMDRGLAWLGALEMMQTRIGMNSCEIHKPDPFPVRLALKELGYEPREALFVGDSPYDILSGNAAGVVSVAAMWGPFTREQLEPAKPAEYLDRIEDLPRLLDRLEGRTGG
- the deoC gene encoding deoxyribose-phosphate aldolase, which translates into the protein MASYRMSGNGHRASGTGKRAPGTGKRFRQLFDDVGTVDMVGIEERVAKFQTRSIKKKSKLWGLTTAVSMVDLTTLEGKDTRGKVASLCAKARRPSDDPDVPSVAAVCIYPSLVKTAARLLADTPIKVASVATGFPSGQSPLKLRLAEVKQVVADGADEVDMVINRGEFLAGEFQRVQDEISAVVEACGDATLKVILEVSELESYDKIRAASFIAMRVIREGDFIKTSTGKASGSATLANTQVMIEAIRDFYLETGTAIGMKPAGGIRTAKQALHYLVAVKETLGDAWLNSSRYRFGASSLLNDLLRQIEKQKTGSYQAPWYFTEAAESY